Proteins encoded within one genomic window of Saccharopolyspora pogona:
- a CDS encoding type 1 glutamine amidotransferase, which translates to MGGVRILVVQPSKLDPPGELGEWLLAAGAELDVVLPSEQQLPDGFDGHQGVVVLGGEMGAYDDAEHPWLAGVRALLSKAVGERVPVLAICLGAQLLAAATGGQVRTARKGPEVGTLLVAKRDAAAEDPLLGPVPLTPDVLQFHTDEITALPPSARLLASSPKCDNQAFRVGDCAYGLQFNIETTPDMVLEWARMSPDVAAAARPGQLEPEHLREFHADLAETWQPVAERFVRLVAIPPEERSTSWFLPLA; encoded by the coding sequence ATGGGTGGTGTGCGGATTCTCGTTGTCCAGCCGTCGAAGTTGGATCCCCCGGGCGAGCTCGGCGAATGGCTTCTCGCCGCGGGTGCGGAACTCGACGTTGTGCTTCCGTCGGAGCAGCAGCTCCCGGACGGCTTCGACGGCCATCAGGGCGTGGTCGTGCTCGGCGGTGAAATGGGTGCGTACGACGACGCGGAACACCCTTGGCTGGCTGGCGTTCGCGCGCTGCTGAGCAAGGCCGTGGGCGAGCGGGTTCCGGTGTTGGCGATCTGCTTGGGCGCTCAGTTGCTCGCCGCCGCTACCGGTGGCCAGGTTCGTACCGCTCGGAAGGGACCGGAGGTCGGCACCCTGTTGGTGGCGAAGCGGGATGCCGCGGCCGAGGATCCGCTGCTCGGCCCAGTGCCGCTGACGCCTGACGTGTTGCAGTTCCACACCGACGAGATCACGGCCCTGCCGCCGTCTGCGCGGCTGCTCGCTTCCTCGCCGAAGTGCGACAACCAGGCCTTCCGGGTCGGGGACTGCGCGTACGGATTGCAGTTCAACATCGAGACGACCCCGGACATGGTGTTGGAGTGGGCCAGGATGTCGCCGGATGTCGCCGCCGCGGCCCGTCCGGGGCAGCTGGAACCCGAGCACCTGCGGGAGTTCCACGCCGATCTCGCCGAGACGTGGCAGCCGGTCGCCGAACGCTTCGTGCGGTTGGTCGCCATTCCCCCGGAGGAGCGCAGTACCAGCTGGTTCTTGCCCCTGGCGTGA